The following coding sequences are from one Pseudonocardia sp. EC080619-01 window:
- a CDS encoding glycosyltransferase family 2 protein → MQDGGEQHVQVDGPTYGDDVAVVTVTYSPGRTLDTFLDSLAGATGRTGVPVVLADNGSVDGAPERAARERDDVTFLPIGENVGYGAAANRGVASLDGRFGWVVVANPDLEWGPGSLDVLLEAGRRHPRAGSLGPLIREPSGEVYPSAREVPSLAAGAGHAALGPVWPGNPWSVAYRRSREDVSERDAGWLSGSCLLLRRAAFDSVDGFDPRYFMYFEDVDLGERLGVAGWRNVYVPSSEVVHVGGVSTGKPEVSARMLAEHHRSAYRYLADRHPGPLRAPLRAAFRAGLAVRSGLASRGGN, encoded by the coding sequence GTGCAGGACGGCGGGGAGCAGCACGTGCAGGTGGACGGACCGACCTACGGCGACGACGTCGCCGTCGTCACCGTGACCTACTCGCCGGGCCGCACCCTCGACACCTTCCTCGACTCGCTCGCCGGTGCGACCGGCCGGACCGGTGTCCCGGTGGTGCTGGCGGACAACGGCTCGGTCGACGGCGCGCCGGAGCGCGCGGCCCGCGAGCGCGACGACGTCACGTTCCTGCCGATCGGCGAGAACGTCGGCTACGGCGCCGCCGCGAACCGTGGTGTCGCCTCGCTCGACGGGCGCTTCGGCTGGGTGGTCGTCGCGAACCCGGACCTGGAGTGGGGCCCCGGGTCGCTGGACGTGCTGCTGGAGGCCGGGCGCCGGCACCCGCGGGCGGGCTCCCTGGGCCCGCTGATCCGTGAGCCGTCCGGTGAGGTCTACCCGTCGGCCCGCGAGGTCCCGTCGCTCGCGGCCGGGGCCGGGCACGCCGCGCTCGGCCCGGTCTGGCCGGGCAACCCGTGGTCGGTCGCCTACCGCCGGTCCCGGGAGGACGTCTCCGAGCGCGACGCCGGCTGGCTGTCCGGCTCGTGCCTGCTGCTGCGGCGGGCCGCGTTCGACTCGGTCGACGGGTTCGACCCGCGCTACTTCATGTACTTCGAGGACGTCGACCTCGGCGAACGCCTCGGTGTCGCCGGGTGGCGCAACGTCTACGTACCCTCGTCGGAGGTCGTGCACGTCGGCGGGGTGTCCACCGGCAAGCCGGAGGTGTCGGCGCGGATGCTCGCCGAGCACCACCGCAGCGCCTACCGCTATCTCGCGGACCGGCACCCCGGTCCGCTCCGCGCACCGCTGCGCGCCGCGTTCAGGGCGGGCCTGGCCGTCCGGTCGGGCCTGGCGTCCCGGGGCGGCAACTGA
- a CDS encoding sugar phosphate nucleotidyltransferase: protein MQDVEAVVLVGGKGTRLRPLTLSAPKPMLPTAGVPFLAHLLSRIRESGIRRAVLGTSYLAETFEEHFGDGSALGLDLTYVTETEPLGTGGGIRNVAGKLSAEHVMIFNGDVLAGTDLNAVAATHRDSRADVTLHLVRVQNPRAFGCVPTDASGRVLEFLEKTEDPPTDQINAGCYVFRREVIDSIPEGRPVSVERETFPDLLASGAHVQGHVDVAYWRDMGTPGDLVHGSADLVRGVAPSAALPGPTGEAMILDGAEVASDAFVFGGSTVGRGARIGSGAKVEGSMLFDGAVVAGGAVVENSVIGAGAVVEEGASIRDTVVGDRAVIGAHCELRNNMRVWPDVSLPPHGIRFSPDV from the coding sequence TTGCAGGACGTCGAGGCGGTCGTACTTGTCGGGGGCAAGGGCACCCGGCTGCGGCCACTGACCCTGTCGGCGCCCAAGCCGATGCTGCCCACGGCGGGGGTGCCGTTCCTGGCACACCTGCTGTCCCGGATCCGCGAGTCGGGGATCCGGCGGGCCGTGCTGGGCACCAGCTACCTGGCCGAGACCTTCGAGGAGCACTTCGGTGACGGCTCCGCGCTCGGTCTGGACCTGACCTACGTGACGGAGACCGAGCCGCTGGGCACCGGCGGCGGGATCCGCAACGTCGCCGGGAAGCTCTCCGCCGAGCACGTGATGATCTTCAACGGGGACGTGCTGGCCGGGACCGACCTGAACGCCGTCGCCGCGACCCACCGGGACTCGCGGGCCGACGTGACGCTGCACCTGGTGCGGGTGCAGAACCCGCGTGCGTTCGGCTGCGTGCCGACCGACGCGAGCGGCCGCGTGCTGGAGTTCCTCGAGAAGACCGAGGACCCGCCGACCGACCAGATCAACGCCGGGTGCTACGTCTTCCGGCGCGAGGTGATCGACTCCATCCCCGAGGGACGACCGGTGTCGGTGGAGCGCGAGACGTTCCCGGACCTCCTCGCCTCCGGGGCGCACGTGCAGGGGCACGTCGACGTCGCGTACTGGCGGGACATGGGCACCCCCGGCGACCTGGTGCACGGCTCGGCCGACCTGGTCCGCGGGGTCGCACCGTCCGCGGCGCTGCCCGGGCCGACCGGCGAGGCGATGATCCTCGACGGTGCCGAGGTGGCGTCCGACGCGTTCGTGTTCGGCGGCTCCACCGTCGGCCGCGGCGCCCGGATCGGCTCCGGCGCGAAGGTCGAGGGCTCGATGCTGTTCGACGGCGCGGTCGTCGCCGGCGGCGCGGTCGTCGAGAACTCGGTGATCGGCGCGGGCGCCGTCGTCGAGGAGGGCGCCAGCATCCGCGACACCGTGGTCGGGGACCGCGCGGTGATCGGGGCGCACTGCGAGCTGCGCAACAACATGCGGGTCTGGCCGGACGTGTCGCTGCCGCCGCACGGGATCCGGTTCTCCCCGGACGTGTGA
- a CDS encoding DNA-3-methyladenine glycosylase, with translation MLDREWRPPFVLDLYGVLSPLRRGRGDPTWRTAGDGAVIWRVSTTPDGPATVAVRRRADGGEHGTVRATGWGPGAAWELDRLPSLLGADDDPSSFEAYHPLVADAVRRRPGLRLGSSGRVWDTLLPAVLEQKVTGTEAHRSFRELAWRHGDPAPGPSGVVPAGMRVPPTPAQVRDIPVWQWHRAGVDHARRSAILHAAVVAHRLEDAAGLRGEAGRVLLRRVRGIGVWTAAEIAQRAWGDPDAVSFGDFHVPNTVGWALLGHDLDDAGLLEVLAPYAPQRQRAVRYIEASGFRRPRFGPRFSPRDYRAM, from the coding sequence GTGCTCGACCGCGAGTGGCGCCCGCCGTTCGTGCTCGACCTGTACGGCGTGCTGTCCCCGCTGCGCCGGGGCCGGGGCGACCCGACCTGGCGCACCGCGGGCGACGGCGCGGTGATCTGGCGGGTCTCGACGACCCCCGACGGTCCCGCCACCGTCGCGGTCCGGCGCCGCGCGGACGGCGGCGAGCACGGCACCGTCCGGGCCACCGGCTGGGGACCGGGCGCGGCCTGGGAGCTCGACCGGCTGCCGTCGCTGCTGGGGGCCGACGACGACCCGTCGTCGTTCGAGGCGTACCACCCGCTCGTCGCCGACGCCGTCCGCCGCCGGCCGGGGTTGCGGCTCGGCTCGTCCGGGCGGGTGTGGGACACGCTGCTGCCCGCCGTGCTGGAACAGAAGGTCACCGGCACCGAGGCACACCGCTCGTTCCGCGAGCTGGCGTGGCGCCACGGCGACCCGGCCCCCGGGCCGTCCGGGGTCGTCCCGGCCGGGATGCGGGTGCCGCCGACGCCCGCGCAGGTGCGCGACATCCCGGTCTGGCAGTGGCACCGGGCGGGCGTCGACCACGCGCGCCGCTCGGCGATCCTGCACGCCGCCGTCGTCGCGCACCGGCTGGAGGACGCCGCCGGGCTGCGCGGCGAGGCGGGCCGGGTGCTGCTGCGCCGGGTCCGCGGGATCGGCGTCTGGACCGCCGCCGAGATCGCCCAGCGGGCCTGGGGCGACCCCGACGCGGTCAGCTTCGGCGACTTCCACGTCCCGAACACCGTCGGCTGGGCGCTGCTCGGCCACGACCTCGACGACGCGGGCCTCCTCGAGGTCCTCGCGCCCTACGCGCCGCAGCGACAGCGCGCGGTCCGCTACATCGAGGCGTCGGGGTTCCGGCGTCCCCGGTTCGGGCCCCGCTTCTCCCCGCGCGACTACCGCGCGATGTGA
- the cofD gene encoding 2-phospho-L-lactate transferase: MKVTVLVGGVGGARFLQGVKAALGLPPVGPAPEDHPHSVDAVVNVGDDIWLHGLRVCPDLDTCMYTLGGGIDVEKGWGRSGETWSVKAELEAYEAEPTWFGLGDRDVATHLVRTRMLRAGYPLSQVTEALCHRWQPGVRLLPASDDRVETHVVVDNPEPGDGDETPPQVAIHFQEWWIKHRAAPKAHRFASVGADQAGILPDARASIAEADVVLVAPSNPVVSIGTIVSVPGVAQVLAATPAPVVGVSPIVGGRPVRGMADACLSAIGVETSAEGVGRHYGGRGEGGLLDGWLVHSGDTATVPGATVREVPLLMTDHDATAAMARAAFDLAGVRAG; encoded by the coding sequence GTGAAGGTCACCGTTCTGGTCGGCGGGGTCGGTGGGGCCCGGTTCCTGCAAGGGGTCAAGGCCGCCCTCGGGCTGCCCCCGGTCGGTCCCGCCCCGGAGGATCATCCGCACTCGGTCGACGCCGTGGTCAACGTCGGCGACGACATCTGGCTGCACGGCCTGCGCGTCTGCCCGGACCTCGACACCTGCATGTACACCCTCGGCGGCGGCATCGACGTCGAGAAGGGCTGGGGCCGGTCCGGCGAGACGTGGTCGGTGAAGGCCGAGCTCGAGGCCTACGAGGCGGAGCCGACCTGGTTCGGGCTCGGCGACCGTGACGTCGCGACGCACCTGGTGCGCACCCGGATGCTCCGCGCCGGATACCCGTTGTCGCAGGTCACCGAGGCGCTGTGCCACCGCTGGCAGCCCGGTGTGCGGCTGCTGCCCGCCTCCGACGACCGCGTCGAGACGCACGTCGTCGTCGACAACCCCGAGCCCGGCGACGGCGACGAGACCCCGCCCCAGGTCGCGATCCACTTCCAGGAGTGGTGGATCAAGCACCGGGCGGCGCCGAAGGCGCACCGCTTCGCCTCGGTCGGCGCGGACCAGGCCGGGATCCTGCCCGACGCCCGCGCCTCGATCGCCGAGGCCGACGTGGTGCTGGTCGCGCCGTCGAACCCGGTCGTCTCGATCGGCACGATCGTGTCGGTCCCCGGGGTGGCCCAGGTGCTGGCCGCGACGCCCGCCCCGGTCGTGGGCGTGTCCCCGATCGTCGGCGGGCGGCCGGTGCGCGGGATGGCCGACGCCTGCCTGTCCGCGATCGGCGTCGAGACCTCGGCCGAGGGCGTGGGCCGGCACTACGGCGGCCGCGGCGAGGGCGGCCTGCTCGACGGGTGGCTGGTGCACTCTGGCGACACGGCGACCGTGCCCGGCGCGACCGTCCGCGAGGTGCCGCTGCTGATGACCGACCACGACGCCACCGCCGCGATGGCGCGGGCCGCGTTCGACCTGGCGGGTGTGCGTGCCGGCTGA
- a CDS encoding coenzyme F420-0:L-glutamate ligase, whose product MPADPFPDHASDSLQVLPVPGLPEFRPGDDLTVALAGAADWLRDGDVVVVTSKVFSKVEGRLVPAPTDDEERDALRRRLIDAETERILARRGKTLIVAGKLGIVQAAAGIDGSNVRRDELALLPADPDASAAGLRAGLRERLGVDVGVVVTDTLGRTWRIGQTDVAIGSAGIPVLHRYGGAVDAQGNDLLVTEIALADEIAAAADLVKGKLGALPVAVVRGMALDDDGSAARDLIRPVAEDLFWLGTEEAIARGRREAVLLRRSTRAFSDEPVDPAALRRAVGTALTAPAPHHSTPFRFVWLRAPGRRAAVLDAMRERWRADLAADGRPADEIERRLARGDLLHRAPELVLAFRTGEGMHSYSDDGTDARDAAERDMFTVAGGAAVQALLVALAAEGLASCWVGSTIFAPDTVRAALDLPADWVPLGAVAVGVPHEPPAPRDPRDPAGGLVELW is encoded by the coding sequence GTGCCGGCTGACCCGTTCCCCGACCACGCGTCGGACTCGCTGCAGGTCCTCCCGGTACCCGGGCTGCCCGAGTTCCGGCCCGGCGACGACCTGACCGTCGCGCTGGCCGGCGCTGCGGACTGGCTGCGCGACGGCGACGTCGTCGTCGTGACCTCGAAGGTCTTCTCCAAGGTGGAGGGCAGGCTCGTCCCGGCCCCGACCGACGACGAGGAGCGCGACGCGCTGCGCCGCCGCCTGATCGACGCCGAGACCGAGCGGATCCTGGCCAGGCGCGGGAAGACGCTGATCGTTGCCGGGAAGCTCGGGATCGTGCAGGCCGCCGCCGGGATCGACGGCTCCAACGTGCGCCGCGACGAGCTCGCACTGCTGCCCGCCGACCCGGACGCGAGCGCCGCGGGCCTGCGCGCCGGGCTGCGGGAGCGCCTCGGGGTCGATGTCGGCGTCGTCGTCACCGACACCCTCGGGCGGACCTGGAGGATCGGGCAGACCGACGTCGCGATCGGGTCCGCCGGGATCCCGGTGCTGCACCGCTACGGCGGCGCCGTCGACGCCCAGGGCAACGACCTGCTGGTCACCGAGATCGCGCTCGCCGACGAGATCGCCGCCGCGGCGGACCTGGTGAAGGGCAAGCTCGGGGCGCTGCCCGTCGCCGTCGTGCGCGGCATGGCCCTCGACGACGACGGCAGCGCCGCCCGCGACCTGATCCGCCCCGTCGCCGAGGACCTGTTCTGGCTCGGGACGGAGGAGGCGATCGCCCGCGGCCGCCGCGAGGCGGTCCTGCTGCGCCGCAGCACCCGCGCCTTCTCCGACGAGCCCGTCGACCCGGCCGCGCTCCGGCGGGCCGTGGGCACCGCGCTCACCGCGCCCGCCCCGCACCACAGCACCCCGTTCCGGTTCGTGTGGCTGCGCGCCCCCGGCCGCCGCGCCGCCGTGCTGGACGCGATGCGCGAGCGGTGGCGGGCCGACCTGGCCGCCGACGGGCGCCCGGCCGACGAGATCGAGCGCCGCCTCGCCCGCGGGGACCTGCTGCACCGGGCCCCGGAGCTGGTGCTGGCGTTCCGGACCGGGGAGGGGATGCACTCCTACTCCGACGACGGCACGGACGCCCGCGACGCCGCCGAGCGCGACATGTTCACCGTCGCCGGCGGGGCCGCGGTGCAGGCGCTGCTGGTGGCGCTGGCCGCGGAGGGCCTGGCGTCGTGCTGGGTCGGCTCGACGATCTTCGCGCCGGACACGGTGCGTGCGGCGCTCGACCTGCCCGCGGACTGGGTGCCGCTCGGCGCGGTCGCCGTGGGAGTGCCGCACGAGCCCCCCGCCCCGCGCGATCCGCGCGATCCGGCGGGCGGGCTGGTGGAGCTGTGGTAG
- a CDS encoding NUDIX hydrolase encodes MVAAATAARELEAWDPPGEAQRALQHALLAFLDARPDDACDRSCVPGHLTASALVLDAAGERTLLTLHPRVGRWIQLGGHCEPGDASLRAAALREATEESGIEGLEIAGQPLHVDVHPVTCSLGVPTRHLDVRYLVRAPAGARARISDESLDLRWWPVDALPDGSDTVPAMVAAATAGYR; translated from the coding sequence GTGGTAGCTGCGGCGACGGCGGCCCGCGAGCTGGAGGCGTGGGACCCGCCCGGCGAGGCACAGCGGGCGTTGCAGCACGCGTTGCTGGCCTTCCTGGACGCCCGCCCGGACGACGCCTGCGACCGCTCGTGCGTGCCCGGTCACCTGACGGCGTCCGCGCTGGTGCTCGACGCGGCGGGCGAGCGCACGCTGCTCACCCTGCACCCGCGGGTGGGCCGCTGGATCCAGCTCGGCGGCCACTGCGAGCCCGGCGACGCCTCGCTGCGCGCCGCGGCCCTGCGGGAGGCCACCGAGGAGTCCGGCATCGAGGGCCTGGAGATCGCCGGGCAGCCGCTGCACGTCGACGTCCACCCGGTCACCTGCTCGCTCGGGGTACCCACCCGGCACCTCGACGTGCGGTACCTCGTCCGTGCGCCCGCCGGTGCCCGCGCCCGGATCAGCGACGAGTCGCTCGACCTGCGCTGGTGGCCGGTCGACGCGCTGCCCGACGGCAGCGACACGGTCCCCGCGATGGTCGCCGCGGCGACCGCCGGCTACAGGTAG
- a CDS encoding site-2 protease family protein, producing the protein MPALTRRVSPWFLLLVGITVLGAVLAAAAVPVRSEALAIFGIFVVVLAGWVVSLCLHEFGHAITAYRGGDTSVALKGYLTLDVRRYTDPGLSLVLPLIILLIGGLPLPGGAVWINQWALRSRGWRTAVSLAGPAANLVVGAVLIITVALFPSLPTPVGAGLSALALFQIVAFVLNMLPVPGLDGWGAIEPYLSVPAQRFGERVRPWAPLALLAVLLFVPGISTFFFAATQILYSVVGGDSQLAGQGFRALFFWRYL; encoded by the coding sequence ATGCCCGCGCTCACCCGTCGTGTCAGCCCGTGGTTCCTGCTCCTCGTCGGCATCACCGTGCTCGGTGCCGTGCTGGCGGCGGCCGCGGTCCCGGTGCGGTCCGAGGCGCTGGCGATCTTCGGGATCTTCGTCGTCGTGCTCGCCGGCTGGGTCGTGTCGCTGTGCCTGCACGAGTTCGGGCACGCGATCACGGCGTACCGCGGTGGCGACACCTCGGTGGCGCTGAAGGGGTACCTCACCCTCGACGTCCGCCGGTACACCGATCCCGGGTTGTCGCTGGTCCTGCCGCTGATCATCCTGCTGATCGGGGGCCTCCCGCTGCCCGGCGGCGCGGTGTGGATCAACCAGTGGGCACTGCGCTCGCGCGGGTGGCGCACGGCGGTGTCGCTGGCGGGCCCGGCCGCGAACCTCGTGGTCGGCGCGGTGTTGATCATCACGGTCGCGCTGTTCCCGTCGCTGCCCACGCCCGTCGGCGCCGGCCTGTCCGCGCTCGCGCTGTTCCAGATCGTCGCGTTCGTGCTGAACATGCTCCCGGTGCCCGGGCTGGACGGGTGGGGCGCGATCGAGCCCTACCTGTCGGTGCCCGCGCAGCGCTTCGGTGAGCGGGTCCGGCCGTGGGCGCCGCTGGCGCTGCTGGCGGTCCTGCTGTTCGTGCCGGGGATCAGCACCTTCTTCTTCGCCGCCACCCAGATCCTGTACTCGGTGGTGGGCGGCGACTCCCAGCTCGCGGGCCAGGGGTTCCGGGCGCTCTTCTTCTGGCGCTACCTGTAG
- a CDS encoding WhiB family transcriptional regulator: MIEDHDRVAEVLDLKGLLLEESPGDEIPDWQERALCAQTDPEAFFPEKGGSTREAKRICSGCEVRAECLEYALAQDERFGIWGGLSERERRRLRRGAAV, encoded by the coding sequence ATGATCGAGGACCACGACCGGGTGGCGGAGGTCCTGGACCTGAAGGGCCTGCTGCTGGAGGAGTCACCCGGGGACGAGATCCCGGACTGGCAGGAGCGCGCGCTGTGCGCCCAGACCGATCCGGAGGCGTTCTTCCCGGAGAAGGGCGGTTCCACCCGGGAGGCGAAGCGGATCTGTTCCGGTTGCGAGGTCCGGGCCGAGTGCCTGGAGTACGCGCTGGCGCAGGACGAGCGCTTCGGCATCTGGGGCGGGCTCTCCGAGCGGGAGCGGCGCCGTCTGCGCCGCGGCGCCGCCGTCTGA
- a CDS encoding metallopeptidase family protein, producing the protein MSTANRLLRRTPRRRDRRGRGLRGLMYPVSTPAFRTRAERFDAKVLEALEPIEARWGPELADLDLAVDDVPAVDRTSPDEVTWGTGVLADVGVPLAHLVPAGVDPAGLPTRARIVLYRRPLEARARNGEDLADLVHEVLVEQVAEYLNIEPDAVDGG; encoded by the coding sequence GTGTCCACCGCGAACCGCCTGCTGCGCCGCACCCCTCGCCGCCGGGACCGCCGCGGCCGGGGACTGCGCGGGCTGATGTACCCGGTGTCCACTCCCGCCTTCCGCACCCGCGCCGAACGGTTCGACGCGAAGGTGCTGGAGGCGCTGGAACCGATCGAGGCGCGCTGGGGGCCGGAGCTGGCCGACCTGGACCTCGCCGTCGACGACGTCCCGGCCGTCGACCGGACCTCGCCGGACGAGGTCACCTGGGGCACCGGGGTGCTCGCCGACGTCGGCGTCCCGCTCGCCCACCTGGTGCCGGCGGGCGTCGACCCGGCCGGTCTCCCGACACGGGCCAGGATCGTGCTCTACCGGCGCCCGCTGGAGGCCAGGGCCCGCAACGGGGAGGACCTCGCCGATCTCGTGCACGAGGTCCTCGTCGAGCAGGTCGCGGAGTACCTCAACATCGAGCCCGACGCGGTCGACGGCGGCTGA
- a CDS encoding DUF3499 domain-containing protein: MRRCSRTGCTELAVATLTYVYADSTAVVGPLATQAEPHSYDLCTGHAHNLTAPRGWEVVRFEGEFAPPQHTGEDLTALADAVREAGRLDRPVEVVARPGGTGRRGHLRALPTPGDDD, encoded by the coding sequence GTGCGGAGATGTTCACGGACGGGCTGCACCGAGCTCGCCGTCGCCACGCTCACCTATGTCTACGCCGACTCGACCGCCGTCGTCGGGCCGCTCGCCACGCAGGCGGAGCCGCACTCGTACGACCTGTGCACCGGGCACGCGCACAACCTCACGGCTCCGCGCGGCTGGGAGGTCGTCCGTTTCGAGGGCGAGTTCGCCCCGCCCCAGCACACCGGCGAGGACCTCACCGCGCTCGCCGACGCCGTCCGTGAGGCGGGGCGGCTGGACCGGCCGGTCGAGGTGGTCGCCCGGCCGGGTGGCACCGGCCGGCGCGGGCACCTGCGGGCGCTGCCCACTCCCGGTGACGACGACTGA
- a CDS encoding phosphomannomutase/phosphoglucomutase codes for MPDLSAIVKAYDIRGVVGDQLDEPTARALGAATARLVATDTPAPGAVVVGRDMRDSSPALAAAFADGVTGQGLDVVDIGLASTDMLYFASGSLGLPGAMFTASHNPARYNGIKLCRAGAVPIGQDSGLATIRDDAARLLGEGVPATGTGTVRREDMLTGYARYLRELVDLSTLAGAPELTVVVDAGNGMGGHTVPTVFDGLDVRVVPLYFELDGTFPNHEANPLDPANLVDLQKAVVAEGADLGLAFDGDADRCFAVDERGDAVSPSAITGLVAARELARAQAAGETDVAVIHNLITSRAVPELVAEHGGRPVRTRVGHSFIKQTMAETGAVFGGEHSAHYYFRDFWKADSGMLAALHLLAALGERRAAAAASGTVAPLSGLMAGYDRYAASGEINSTVADQAAKVAEIESLYGPRDGVELDRLDGLTVSLADGSWFNLRASNTEPLLRLNVEAADDAAVRTLVDEVLAVVRA; via the coding sequence GTGCCCGACCTCTCGGCGATCGTGAAGGCCTACGACATCCGCGGTGTCGTCGGCGACCAGCTGGACGAGCCCACCGCCCGCGCACTGGGGGCGGCGACGGCGCGGCTGGTCGCGACCGACACCCCGGCTCCCGGCGCCGTGGTCGTCGGGCGGGACATGCGCGACAGCTCGCCGGCGCTGGCCGCGGCGTTCGCCGACGGCGTGACCGGGCAGGGGCTCGACGTCGTCGACATCGGCCTGGCCAGCACGGACATGCTCTACTTCGCCTCCGGCTCGCTCGGGCTGCCCGGCGCGATGTTCACCGCCAGCCACAACCCGGCCCGCTACAACGGGATCAAGCTGTGCCGGGCGGGCGCGGTGCCGATCGGGCAGGACAGCGGCCTGGCGACGATCCGCGACGACGCGGCCCGCCTCCTCGGCGAGGGCGTGCCGGCGACCGGCACCGGGACCGTCCGCCGCGAGGACATGCTCACCGGGTACGCCCGGTACCTGCGCGAGCTGGTCGACCTGTCGACGCTGGCCGGCGCGCCCGAGCTGACCGTGGTCGTCGACGCCGGCAACGGCATGGGCGGGCACACCGTCCCGACCGTGTTCGACGGGCTCGACGTGCGCGTCGTGCCGCTGTACTTCGAGCTCGACGGGACCTTCCCGAACCACGAGGCGAACCCGCTCGACCCGGCGAACCTGGTCGACCTGCAGAAGGCCGTCGTCGCGGAGGGCGCCGACCTGGGCCTGGCCTTCGACGGCGACGCCGACCGGTGCTTCGCCGTGGACGAGCGCGGCGACGCCGTCAGCCCGAGTGCGATCACCGGGCTGGTCGCCGCCCGCGAGCTCGCCAGGGCGCAGGCGGCGGGGGAGACCGACGTCGCCGTCATCCACAACCTGATCACGTCGCGGGCGGTGCCGGAGCTCGTCGCCGAGCACGGCGGCCGCCCGGTCCGGACCCGCGTGGGGCACTCGTTCATCAAGCAGACCATGGCCGAGACCGGCGCCGTCTTCGGCGGTGAGCACTCGGCGCACTACTACTTCCGGGACTTCTGGAAGGCCGACTCCGGGATGCTCGCGGCCCTGCACCTGCTCGCCGCGCTCGGCGAGCGGCGGGCCGCGGCCGCCGCGTCCGGCACGGTGGCACCGCTGTCCGGACTGATGGCGGGCTACGACCGCTACGCGGCGTCCGGCGAGATCAACTCCACGGTCGCCGACCAGGCCGCGAAGGTCGCCGAGATCGAGTCGCTCTACGGCCCCCGGGACGGGGTGGAGCTCGACCGGCTCGACGGCCTCACGGTGTCCCTGGCGGACGGCTCGTGGTTCAACCTGCGGGCGTCCAACACCGAGCCGCTGCTGCGGCTCAACGTGGAGGCGGCGGACGACGCCGCCGTACGGACGCTGGTCGACGAGGTGCTGGCGGTCGTGCGCGCTTGA
- a CDS encoding Trm112 family protein, which yields MAVQLDPQLLEILACPCDAHAPLRSGTSAEPGADALTCEACGRSYPVTDGIPVLLLDEALPGTGPAGDDG from the coding sequence GTGGCCGTACAGCTCGACCCCCAGCTGCTGGAGATCCTGGCCTGCCCGTGCGACGCGCACGCGCCGCTGCGGTCCGGCACGTCCGCCGAGCCCGGCGCCGACGCGCTCACCTGCGAGGCCTGCGGCCGGTCGTACCCCGTCACCGACGGGATCCCGGTGCTCCTGCTCGACGAGGCCCTGCCGGGCACCGGTCCCGCCGGGGACGACGGGTGA
- a CDS encoding SIS domain-containing protein, which translates to MNGVLDDSLLADPETLIARDTTGVLRAAATAGAQVRSAAHACGEAGLDRLRGFRPRALVLLRRPGVSGAVADLVTALLGDRCPVPVVHAERVPGWIGPLDVVVAHSTDSADPELAESIALAVRRGAETVLSAPDLGPVAQAGAGRARLVEPRIPLPEGLGFAQALTVALTTVTELELLGPAPDTEALAEVLDEEAERCQPGHEPFVNPAKSLALRMAERTPLLWGADPAAAAVARHGADALATHAGVVAQADGLGQAGTLAGLRVAIDLGERENDIFRDPFDDPEPAAAALPPRLVLLGTGEEDPQMVSRRLLGREWPNADVAHPVEEVPRGTRDAVLRRALLLALRVDIAAVYLGLATRASIDL; encoded by the coding sequence GTGAACGGGGTGCTGGACGACAGCCTGCTGGCCGATCCGGAGACGCTGATCGCCAGGGACACCACCGGTGTCCTGCGTGCGGCCGCGACCGCGGGCGCCCAGGTCCGGTCGGCCGCGCACGCGTGCGGCGAGGCCGGCCTCGACCGGCTGCGCGGGTTCCGGCCGCGGGCGCTGGTGCTGCTGCGCCGGCCGGGGGTCTCCGGTGCCGTCGCCGACCTGGTGACGGCGTTGCTGGGTGACCGCTGCCCGGTCCCGGTGGTGCACGCCGAGCGGGTGCCGGGCTGGATCGGCCCGCTGGACGTCGTCGTCGCGCACAGCACCGACTCCGCGGACCCCGAGCTGGCCGAGTCGATCGCCCTCGCGGTGCGCCGCGGCGCGGAGACCGTGCTGTCCGCCCCGGACCTCGGGCCGGTCGCACAGGCCGGCGCCGGCCGCGCCCGGCTGGTCGAGCCGCGCATCCCGCTGCCCGAGGGCCTCGGGTTCGCGCAGGCGCTCACCGTCGCCCTGACGACGGTCACCGAGCTGGAGCTGCTCGGCCCGGCACCGGACACCGAGGCACTGGCGGAGGTGCTCGACGAGGAGGCCGAGCGCTGCCAGCCGGGCCACGAGCCGTTCGTGAACCCGGCCAAGTCGCTGGCGCTGCGGATGGCCGAGCGGACCCCGCTGCTGTGGGGTGCCGACCCGGCGGCGGCCGCCGTCGCCCGGCACGGTGCGGACGCGCTCGCCACCCACGCGGGCGTCGTCGCGCAGGCCGACGGGCTCGGCCAGGCCGGCACGCTGGCCGGTCTGCGGGTCGCGATCGACCTGGGTGAGCGGGAGAACGACATCTTCCGTGACCCGTTCGACGACCCGGAGCCGGCCGCGGCAGCACTCCCGCCGCGGCTGGTGCTGCTCGGGACCGGCGAGGAGGACCCGCAGATGGTGAGCCGTCGCCTGCTCGGCCGGGAGTGGCCGAACGCCGACGTCGCGCACCCGGTGGAGGAGGTCCCGCGCGGGACCCGCGACGCCGTCCTGCGCCGGGCGCTGCTGCTCGCGCTGCGCGTCGACATCGCCGCCGTCTACCTGGGTCTGGCCACCCGGGCATCGATCGATCTCTGA